The Hippoglossus stenolepis isolate QCI-W04-F060 chromosome 12, HSTE1.2, whole genome shotgun sequence genome segment GGCGTCtcatctgaaaacacagacaggagaaGATAACACAACTGGTTTTGTCTTGATCAGAAAGCGTTCTGAAGCCTTAAAGCTGACCTGTCGGCTCGGGACACTCTGACAAATCACAGTAGTCCCACAGCAACTTCCTCCCTCTTCTGAAGAAACACCAAGGCATTGCGCTGCCATCTGGGTTTCTGCACCAAAGAAAACGAGTTAGATAACATCCTGTTGTAGCTGTCGTCTGCAGTTTGAATAAACTTATCTTTCTTCTCTTGACCTGCAGAAGTTGTGGGGGCCGAGTCCATCTGGGTCCTCAAAGGCGGTGAAGGGATTTGTCCCTTGATTCAGGATGAAATGTGAGTTCCAGTGGAGGCATTCATCACCGTCGTCGGACTCACTCACGTTGCCACGATATGACTCTCCATCGTCCACATAGCAGTCATCAGGGCCTACGGGATGTATCACCCTCAGTCAGCATTTGAGTTATGATGATGTTGTGATATCTCAGGCTGAATAATGTGGGGTGCAGCATTTACCAACTTGGCAGAAATTTCCTCTGTACCCCGGACTGCACGCGCAGTCGAAGTCGTTACCATCTATGATGCATTTGCCACCGTTTTCACACGGGCTAGGATCACACAGTTTATCTTTggagaaaaacaatagtgcagtGTGTAAGCTTGCTTCAAGGAACTGTGGAAAATAGATGCAAAGAGGTGCCCTGTGTTGTTTAGATGAGGAAATACTTACATGTCCTGCAGTTTGGAGGCTGGAAGGGCTCCTTGCACTTGCATTCATAATATGGGGGACTTGACGTCAGAACACATTCACCACGTCCACACCGACCTCTCTTACAAATTCTTTTAGCTGAAAGGATAATGATAACGTTTAGAATTAATTCAATTTTGCTCATTTTTCATTCTGTATAGGTGAACAATTTGCAGTCCAACAACTCAAgagaagggattttttttcaaacctcTTTCGCATTTCTTTCCTTTGTAAGGTTTGGGACAGTCGCATTTGTATTTGTTCCTGGCTTTAGGCTCACACACTCCATTGTTATGGCAAGGGTTTGGGTCGCATGGGCCtgagaaatgagaaattaaATATGCATTAAATGAGAGTTTTACAAAGCAACATAGCCTGTTAATGCAATATTACACAGATCTGTATCAATATTTACCTCCTGTAAGGACccctgttgtttgttgttgttttttttaattttttttattagattacCACAAAGCATATTATAACATAACATTTTCGGGCAGATATGGATCGGGGGATCAAATCAACGAACTCAACTCAAGCCATTTTCTGAAATCCTAACAGTTTGACAGAATACATGAGCATTAATTCTGTCTCTTACCTTCTGTCTCTTGAAGTTTAAAAAGCCATTCTGAAAtatcatcatcgtcgtcatcatcatcatcatcatcattattgtcAGAAGATCCCGGCAGGATCGCAAAGAAGTGGTCTAtggaataatatttttttatctgttagGTATAAAGCAGTGTTgtcttccctttctcctcccctAATAACTATTCACTGCCGTTTACATTGAAGCATTGTGAAGACTAAGAAGACGCGAAATGTCAAATACAAACATACTCTACATGTACTGAGCTATAAAAATGAATAGAACAACTTACCGATAATTATGtccttaaatttttttttatttctctcacgTCTATCATGCCTATCCTGATCATGACCAACACCATGTTCATGATGCCGATGCcgatgatgattttttttttcctttttaggTTTCAGCTGAATAGAAAGAAAGTTTCAGATGACAGCACCACATATGAATCAgaacaaaagacaaataatGTGCGGTTACTTAGTGATATTCTAACATATTCATTAATCttttaaaacaagacaacaaactCTACAATTTATGCACAGTTAAATCCATTATCAAACATCACAGCATTGTAAATATGAGCCAGTACATTTTCTTATTGATGCAGAAGTGCTGTATAATACATCCAATAAATACATACTTCAGCAGGTATGAGTAGCACCGCtaagaagaggcagaggaagacgaGCTTGAAGTTCATGATGAGGATCAGACGACATCCAGAAGAGTAAAATGATAGTGTGCTGCCTGGCAGATAACTCACACTTTTCTAAACATTCATGTAAGTACACTAACCTTTGATTCGGAGGAGGTTGTCTGGCATCCGTCCCTGCTGCTGAGTCAGTTTTATTGATTTTAGCTGTGCTCTTGCCTGGttattttttgtaataataacGATATTACCAAGTAAAAAAACGATTCCTAACCACTTttaatgaacatgaacatgaaaatcAATATCACTGTCTCAGCCAcctttgaaatatatatatttttttctttttgaaattcATTCAACTGAGTTTTGAGCAAATGGGCGAAGCCTGCACTTTTGATTGAACACACAAGCTCAGAGAGCATATTTGCAAAGAGTccattgtttgtttgaatgtagaCTTTGGATCCACATACTAACACCAGGTGCATCTAAGGATAAATGactccttttaaaaaaatactgtgcATATTTCTGTTAATCTGAAAGCTTAAGACACACACTGGAATGAATGTGTagtatttaaatgtgattaaaaggACTCATCAGAGATCCCTGGTGGGAGAAAGAGCACTACATATTACAATAGGATTTGCATTGGTGCCATTGTGGTCATGCCCAGGACACAGGGCCAGGTGGAGGCAGTCTGAAAAGGTTCCCACACAGAACGAGAACAGCGGCGCCATCTTGTCCGCCTCAAGAAACGTCACCAGTCCTGCGGGTAAGCTACACATGACACCAACCCGACAGAAGCGTTTGGTGAAAGTCAGCTGATGGGGCAGTCCTCCGTGCCAGGCTGTGTACTCCCCATCAAAGAACTCCACGCACCAGGAATCGCCGCCCCGGCCCAGCCAGCAGTCCTCCGTGGTGCCCTTGCGAGGGATGGTTGGGTAGGTGATGCCCAGCTCCCAGTAAGTTTTCCCAGTCACGTCGATCTCCCAGTAATGGCGGCCGAAGCTGAACGCTTGCAAGCTGATGACATTGAGGGTGGTGTCGAAGCGTCCAGGGAGGTCTGGAAGCGGCTGCCAGGTGTTTGTGTAGGTGGCACTGTCACCTTGGTGGGAGATGATGAGCTTTGGGTGGGCCGTCTCTGGATCCAGACACACCTCACTGGAATCTGGAGACACaagttttagatttttatgtAGAAAAGGCAACACACTGAAGAGGTCCAGTATAAGCACTGTAGAAATAGGTTAACTGACAGCTCTTGATGAGTTTCTTCATTATAGGCGTCTGCGAGCAGATTAGCAGAAGCATGTTGTTGGTGAGGCTGAGTATCTGTTCAGCTTTTGCCTCGTCCAGGTTCACGCTGCTCGGGTCTGTCGTGCTCAGCAGGTCCATCActctggaggaggcagagatacATCAGCATTAGCTTCACTCTTAAGCCTTTTCTGTATTAATAATGATTTGAGTCCATACCTGTCGTCTATCTGCATGGCCTGCTGCTCAGGGTACGAAAAGAAAGACtgaggaaaagcagaaaaatcAAGATTCATACATTATACAACACTTTTAATTCCCACACACGAGAATGTTAATCAAATTTGATCCACAGGGTTTTGCAGCTGTTCAGTTTAATCACCGTTACATCAGGCGATGTGAGGGTCTGGTCCAGTGCCACAGTGAGTCTGGCCAGGTCCTGCTCTATATCCTGGATCAGAGAACAGTTCCGCTCCATCAGTCCATCGAGAGTGGAGACCGCAGCCCGTTCCTCCATCTCCAGGTGGGACAGGGTCATCCTCAGGTCCTCGTCCAGGACGGCCTGGATCTCCTGATATTTCCTCACGATACTCTCCCTTATCGCTGAGGACTTTTTCTAAGTCAGGGATACGCATTTATGAGTTTATTATGCTGTCTGACCACAGGTGTAATCATagtgtcagtgtttttgttgcagGATAACAACGGTGACAAGAAGATTCCATGTTGTGGTAAAATTTCAGGACAGATGAGTGTGCACTCACAGCGATTTCTGATTGTCGGGCTGCCAGCTTCTTCAGTCTGTATTTCACTGCTTCTCTTTGCCTCTTTAAACCCTCCTGATGCTTTTCTAATGTCTCCTGTAGAAAGGGTTGGACACACATTCAGCACAGCTCCGTTCAACAGCAGTGGGGTGGATCTACAGTCAGACTCTTGGGGATGAGgcgcagcaacagcagcagtttattATGAGACCCAATGCAGATAAAGTGGAGTTTCTCCAACAGGAGTGTAACCACCATCTTGTCTTCGGTCTTGTTTTGAAGTTTTATCAAAAGGtatatttcctttattttgaTGGTTAGGTTTCATGTCATAATACAGCACAGAAGGATTTCACCCTCTCAAGCtgaattttttttccatcaatgCCATTACATTACTGGCACAGTGCAGAGTTGGGACATGTATTCTAAAAGTTGAAAATCAGTAAACACTTTATCATACAGTCCATGATTTACAATGTAATTCTGTGGCCACAGTAAAAACCACAAAAGTCCTCCTTAGAGACACTTGGAATAAAACACATGCTGAGCTTGGGAGTAGCAACTGTACATTTTGAAGGAGAGGGGAAATAAACTATACTGTCTGTGTACTAGTACTGTCTAGGTACAGTAATGAGAAACAAAAATGAAGTTTGATAAAAAATGGTGTCACCAACCTTTTTCTTATGTAATTatgttggggttttttttaaagaggggACCAGCCACTATTATAATACAGCCCACATAACATAATCTTAATGTGTgattgaaaagaacaaaaaaatagTAACTAGGTTGCAGATTAAACATTTATGATTAactatgttttattattctctAACTTTGTTCTAGTTTTTTCCTTATGTGACATTATTTAACTTCAATAGATGTACATTTGACAAaagaacatttgttttctacttCGCCTGTtgttatttctcctcctctttaaaGTGCTCAGTTGTTACTAACTAACTCGGTAAGTATTGTATTGCGTCttacaaacatttacaaaaaaatcacaGGATGTATTATAATACAGTGTCATTGTTCCACTCTAATTTCCTTTGTGGCTGAATAAGGTCAAACTGCAGCTCTCAGGAACATGCAGTGATGTATGACCTGGCACTTtgacatgtttgatttgaattacAGAGACAACTTAGTCAATgaattatatttttgtgtttctttaagaACCATCCTGGTGTGGTTTTCCTTTATTGTCTCTATGAATGTAACCAGGCTTTCCACCACTGTTGACCATTTTCCACAGCACTCTCTGTTCTCACGGTCAGTTTTATGCATTTAACCCATGCATTTGATGattctgtgacatcacaacatGCAAGTTATAGAAGATTGATGTGTTGCAACTTTCAGTGCACATGCACTGCCAGTGGGTTTCTCAGTGGAGTAGCAGATACCTTGCGTGAACTCTTTAAAGTGCATTTGCTTATTCATAGGAAGAAGACGGGGTAGATACAGAATTCTTAcctgatttattgatttt includes the following:
- the LOC118118920 gene encoding probable E3 ubiquitin-protein ligase TRIML1, which gives rise to MCVQPFLQETLEKHQEGLKRQREAVKYRLKKLAARQSEIAKKSSAIRESIVRKYQEIQAVLDEDLRMTLSHLEMEERAAVSTLDGLMERNCSLIQDIEQDLARLTVALDQTLTSPDVTSFFSYPEQQAMQIDDRVMDLLSTTDPSSVNLDEAKAEQILSLTNNMLLLICSQTPIMKKLIKSYSSEVCLDPETAHPKLIISHQGDSATYTNTWQPLPDLPGRFDTTLNVISLQAFSFGRHYWEIDVTGKTYWELGITYPTIPRKGTTEDCWLGRGGDSWCVEFFDGEYTAWHGGLPHQLTFTKRFCRVGVMCSLPAGLVTFLEADKMAPLFSFCVGTFSDCLHLALCPGHDHNGTNANPIVICSALSPTRDL